In the genome of Candoia aspera isolate rCanAsp1 chromosome 1, rCanAsp1.hap2, whole genome shotgun sequence, one region contains:
- the MLPH gene encoding melanophilin isoform X4: MGKKLDLSRLTDEEAKHVWEVVQRDFDLRKKEEERLEELKSKIEKESTKRELLSSQSHLNETLCIHCLQPFKFLLNGRRQCLDCHLYICKSCSQYNKKEQGWVCDLCRLSRIVKTGSLKWYYEHVRTRFKHFGSAKVMRSLYGRMPHGQKMNPALLGPHGRVHSLPDVTSDYHLYRNDESEEGETSDDIDGAEAECYTRSPEDFPNGEEASLQKDSMIAEADLAAVFHRILQEQGQHTSLPEQEFSTEVQFTGNSHTKNLERIPRAGSPWNVQPQPQYSAELGTSGEDEKGAQEILIYQPQYTKPRSQTSTQEDVNHPGNQPLAIEPHIDCNTEGKELKRKLEGSNITEKAVSSDEENAGKKTGESKQEMSSSNDDLPADAKEVPIPVEKVYGLQKRLRDLGDQAHHSATTDSELSELEDKLASDMAEVQPRATEVSDIESRIAALSAAGLTVKPVERPKKKRSIQVMSMPHVLRRKFNISHETASNAESFARNSYYRGSLTQRNPNGRNRKADHIFAKPVMTHRS; this comes from the exons ggagctgaaaagcaaaattgaaaaagaaagcaCAAAGCGGGAGCTTTTGTCCAGTCAGTCCCACCTCAACGAAACGCTCTGTATCCACTGTCTGCAGCCCTTTAAGTTCCTACTAAACGGCAGACGCCAGTGCTTGGACTGTCACTTGTACATATGTAAAAGTTGCAGCCAGTACAACAAAAAGGAGCAAGGTTGGGTGTGTGACCTGTGCCGCCTGTCTAG GATTGTCAAGACTGGATCTCTGAAATGGTATTATGAACATGTAAGAACTCGTTTCAAGCATTTTGGAAGTGCTAAGGTGATGCGATCTCTCTATGGAAGGATGCCACATGGACAGAAAATGAATCCTGCTTTGCTTG GTCCTCATGGCAGAGTACACAGCTTGCCAGATGTCACCA GTGATTATCACCTGTACAGGAATGATGAGAGTGAGGAGGGGGAGACCAGTGATGATATAGACGGAGCGGAAGCTGAGTGTTATACCAGG AGTCCTGAAGATTTTCCAAATGGTGAGGAAGCCTCTTTGCAGAAGGACTCGATGATAGCTGAAGCAGACTTGGCTGCTGTCTTCCATCGTATCTTGCAAGAGCAGGGGCAGCACACGTCTCTTCCAGAACAGGAATTCAGCACAGAGGTCCAGTTTACAGGCAACTCGCATACCAAAAACCTGGAAAGAATCCCCAGGGCTG GCAGTCCATGGAACGTGCAGCCCCAACCCCAGTACTCAGCTGAGCTGGGTACTTCTGGTGAAGATGAAAAAGGGGCTCAAGAAATCCTCATCTATCAGCCACAGTACACAAAACCCAGGAGCCAAACATCCACACAGGAAGATGTAAATCACCCTGGAAATCAG CCCCTGGCCATTGAGCCCCACATTGATTGTAACACAGAAGGGAAGGAACTGAAGAGAAAATTAGAAGGAAGTAACATAACTGAAAAGGCTGTTTCTTCTGATGAAGAAAATGCAGGAAAGAAGACTGGAGAATCCAAACAAGAAATGAGCTCATCCAACGATGACCTTCCTGCTGATGCTAAGGAG GTGCCTATTCCTGTGGAGAAGGTCTATGGATTGCAGAAAAGACTAAGAGACTTAGGCGACCAAGCCCATCACAGTGCAACAACAGACTCAGAACTGTCTGAGCTGGAAGACAAATTGGCATCTGATATGGCTGAAGTGCAACCCAGAGCGACTGAG GTATCTGATATAGAATCCCGAATCGCTGCACTGAGCGCTGCTGGGCTGACAGTCAAACCAGTGGAAAGGcctaagaaaaaaagaagcatccAG GTCATGTCTATGCCGCATGTGTTGAGGAGGAAATTCAATATTTCCCATGAAACTGCAA GCAATGCTGAATCTTTTGCTCGGAACTCCTATTACAGAGGTTCACTGACACAGCGAAATCCaaatggaagaaacagaaaagcagATCACATCTTTGCG AAACCTGTGATGACCCATCGGTCTTGA
- the MLPH gene encoding melanophilin isoform X3 produces the protein MGKKLDLSRLTDEEAKHVWEVVQRDFDLRKKEEERLEELKSKIEKESTKRELLSSQSHLNETLCIHCLQPFKFLLNGRRQCLDCHLYICKSCSQYNKKEQGWVCDLCRLSRIVKTGSLKWYYEHVRTRFKHFGSAKVMRSLYGRMPHGQKMNPALLGPHGRVHSLPDVTSDYHLYRNDESEEGETSDDIDGAEAECYTRSPEDFPNGEEASLQKDSMIAEADLAAVFHRILQEQGQHTSLPEQEFSTEVQFTGNSHTKNLERIPRAGSPWNVQPQPQYSAELGTSGEDEKGAQEILIYQPQYTKPRSQTSTQEDVNHPGNQMLELNKRISVIECMLSRLEEKILVHSEKPLAIEPHIDCNTEGKELKRKLEGSNITEKAVSSDEENAGKKTGESKQEMSSSNDDLPADAKEVPIPVEKVYGLQKRLRDLGDQAHHSATTDSELSELEDKLASDMAEVQPRATEVSDIESRIAALSAAGLTVKPVERPKKKRSIQVMSMPHVLRRKFNISHETASNAESFARNSYYRGSLTQRNPNGRNRKADHIFAKPVMTHRS, from the exons ggagctgaaaagcaaaattgaaaaagaaagcaCAAAGCGGGAGCTTTTGTCCAGTCAGTCCCACCTCAACGAAACGCTCTGTATCCACTGTCTGCAGCCCTTTAAGTTCCTACTAAACGGCAGACGCCAGTGCTTGGACTGTCACTTGTACATATGTAAAAGTTGCAGCCAGTACAACAAAAAGGAGCAAGGTTGGGTGTGTGACCTGTGCCGCCTGTCTAG GATTGTCAAGACTGGATCTCTGAAATGGTATTATGAACATGTAAGAACTCGTTTCAAGCATTTTGGAAGTGCTAAGGTGATGCGATCTCTCTATGGAAGGATGCCACATGGACAGAAAATGAATCCTGCTTTGCTTG GTCCTCATGGCAGAGTACACAGCTTGCCAGATGTCACCA GTGATTATCACCTGTACAGGAATGATGAGAGTGAGGAGGGGGAGACCAGTGATGATATAGACGGAGCGGAAGCTGAGTGTTATACCAGG AGTCCTGAAGATTTTCCAAATGGTGAGGAAGCCTCTTTGCAGAAGGACTCGATGATAGCTGAAGCAGACTTGGCTGCTGTCTTCCATCGTATCTTGCAAGAGCAGGGGCAGCACACGTCTCTTCCAGAACAGGAATTCAGCACAGAGGTCCAGTTTACAGGCAACTCGCATACCAAAAACCTGGAAAGAATCCCCAGGGCTG GCAGTCCATGGAACGTGCAGCCCCAACCCCAGTACTCAGCTGAGCTGGGTACTTCTGGTGAAGATGAAAAAGGGGCTCAAGAAATCCTCATCTATCAGCCACAGTACACAAAACCCAGGAGCCAAACATCCACACAGGAAGATGTAAATCACCCTGGAAATCAG aTGCTTGAACTGAACAAACGCATCTCTGTTATTGAGTGCATGCTCAGCCGCCTTGAGGAAAAAATCCTAGTTCACTCTGAGAAG CCCCTGGCCATTGAGCCCCACATTGATTGTAACACAGAAGGGAAGGAACTGAAGAGAAAATTAGAAGGAAGTAACATAACTGAAAAGGCTGTTTCTTCTGATGAAGAAAATGCAGGAAAGAAGACTGGAGAATCCAAACAAGAAATGAGCTCATCCAACGATGACCTTCCTGCTGATGCTAAGGAG GTGCCTATTCCTGTGGAGAAGGTCTATGGATTGCAGAAAAGACTAAGAGACTTAGGCGACCAAGCCCATCACAGTGCAACAACAGACTCAGAACTGTCTGAGCTGGAAGACAAATTGGCATCTGATATGGCTGAAGTGCAACCCAGAGCGACTGAG GTATCTGATATAGAATCCCGAATCGCTGCACTGAGCGCTGCTGGGCTGACAGTCAAACCAGTGGAAAGGcctaagaaaaaaagaagcatccAG GTCATGTCTATGCCGCATGTGTTGAGGAGGAAATTCAATATTTCCCATGAAACTGCAA GCAATGCTGAATCTTTTGCTCGGAACTCCTATTACAGAGGTTCACTGACACAGCGAAATCCaaatggaagaaacagaaaagcagATCACATCTTTGCG AAACCTGTGATGACCCATCGGTCTTGA
- the MLPH gene encoding melanophilin isoform X2, translating into MGKKLDLSRLTDEEAKHVWEVVQRDFDLRKKEEERLEELKSKIEKESTKRELLSSQSHLNETLCIHCLQPFKFLLNGRRQCLDCHLYICKSCSQYNKKEQGWVCDLCRLSRIVKTGSLKWYYEHVRTRFKHFGSAKVMRSLYGRMPHGQKMNPALLGPHGRVHSLPDVTSDYHLYRNDESEEGETSDDIDGAEAECYTRMRKTRRLLSVHPFDFETDSEYSAQSRRQSVQLSSGPGKEGFQSPEDFPNGEEASLQKDSMIAEADLAAVFHRILQEQGQHTSLPEQEFSTEVQFTGNSHTKNLERIPRAGSPWNVQPQPQYSAELGTSGEDEKGAQEILIYQPQYTKPRSQTSTQEDVNHPGNQPLAIEPHIDCNTEGKELKRKLEGSNITEKAVSSDEENAGKKTGESKQEMSSSNDDLPADAKEVPIPVEKVYGLQKRLRDLGDQAHHSATTDSELSELEDKLASDMAEVQPRATEVSDIESRIAALSAAGLTVKPVERPKKKRSIQVMSMPHVLRRKFNISHETASNAESFARNSYYRGSLTQRNPNGRNRKADHIFAKPVMTHRS; encoded by the exons ggagctgaaaagcaaaattgaaaaagaaagcaCAAAGCGGGAGCTTTTGTCCAGTCAGTCCCACCTCAACGAAACGCTCTGTATCCACTGTCTGCAGCCCTTTAAGTTCCTACTAAACGGCAGACGCCAGTGCTTGGACTGTCACTTGTACATATGTAAAAGTTGCAGCCAGTACAACAAAAAGGAGCAAGGTTGGGTGTGTGACCTGTGCCGCCTGTCTAG GATTGTCAAGACTGGATCTCTGAAATGGTATTATGAACATGTAAGAACTCGTTTCAAGCATTTTGGAAGTGCTAAGGTGATGCGATCTCTCTATGGAAGGATGCCACATGGACAGAAAATGAATCCTGCTTTGCTTG GTCCTCATGGCAGAGTACACAGCTTGCCAGATGTCACCA GTGATTATCACCTGTACAGGAATGATGAGAGTGAGGAGGGGGAGACCAGTGATGATATAGACGGAGCGGAAGCTGAGTGTTATACCAGG ATGCGCAAGACAAGGCGCCTACTTTCTGTCCATCCCTTTGATTTTGAAACCGACTCAGAATATTCTGCCCAATCTCGCCGTCAATCTGTCCAGCTTTCTTCAGGTCCTGGGAAAGAAGGCTTTCAG AGTCCTGAAGATTTTCCAAATGGTGAGGAAGCCTCTTTGCAGAAGGACTCGATGATAGCTGAAGCAGACTTGGCTGCTGTCTTCCATCGTATCTTGCAAGAGCAGGGGCAGCACACGTCTCTTCCAGAACAGGAATTCAGCACAGAGGTCCAGTTTACAGGCAACTCGCATACCAAAAACCTGGAAAGAATCCCCAGGGCTG GCAGTCCATGGAACGTGCAGCCCCAACCCCAGTACTCAGCTGAGCTGGGTACTTCTGGTGAAGATGAAAAAGGGGCTCAAGAAATCCTCATCTATCAGCCACAGTACACAAAACCCAGGAGCCAAACATCCACACAGGAAGATGTAAATCACCCTGGAAATCAG CCCCTGGCCATTGAGCCCCACATTGATTGTAACACAGAAGGGAAGGAACTGAAGAGAAAATTAGAAGGAAGTAACATAACTGAAAAGGCTGTTTCTTCTGATGAAGAAAATGCAGGAAAGAAGACTGGAGAATCCAAACAAGAAATGAGCTCATCCAACGATGACCTTCCTGCTGATGCTAAGGAG GTGCCTATTCCTGTGGAGAAGGTCTATGGATTGCAGAAAAGACTAAGAGACTTAGGCGACCAAGCCCATCACAGTGCAACAACAGACTCAGAACTGTCTGAGCTGGAAGACAAATTGGCATCTGATATGGCTGAAGTGCAACCCAGAGCGACTGAG GTATCTGATATAGAATCCCGAATCGCTGCACTGAGCGCTGCTGGGCTGACAGTCAAACCAGTGGAAAGGcctaagaaaaaaagaagcatccAG GTCATGTCTATGCCGCATGTGTTGAGGAGGAAATTCAATATTTCCCATGAAACTGCAA GCAATGCTGAATCTTTTGCTCGGAACTCCTATTACAGAGGTTCACTGACACAGCGAAATCCaaatggaagaaacagaaaagcagATCACATCTTTGCG AAACCTGTGATGACCCATCGGTCTTGA
- the MLPH gene encoding melanophilin isoform X1 → MGKKLDLSRLTDEEAKHVWEVVQRDFDLRKKEEERLEELKSKIEKESTKRELLSSQSHLNETLCIHCLQPFKFLLNGRRQCLDCHLYICKSCSQYNKKEQGWVCDLCRLSRIVKTGSLKWYYEHVRTRFKHFGSAKVMRSLYGRMPHGQKMNPALLGPHGRVHSLPDVTSDYHLYRNDESEEGETSDDIDGAEAECYTRMRKTRRLLSVHPFDFETDSEYSAQSRRQSVQLSSGPGKEGFQSPEDFPNGEEASLQKDSMIAEADLAAVFHRILQEQGQHTSLPEQEFSTEVQFTGNSHTKNLERIPRAGSPWNVQPQPQYSAELGTSGEDEKGAQEILIYQPQYTKPRSQTSTQEDVNHPGNQMLELNKRISVIECMLSRLEEKILVHSEKPLAIEPHIDCNTEGKELKRKLEGSNITEKAVSSDEENAGKKTGESKQEMSSSNDDLPADAKEVPIPVEKVYGLQKRLRDLGDQAHHSATTDSELSELEDKLASDMAEVQPRATEVSDIESRIAALSAAGLTVKPVERPKKKRSIQVMSMPHVLRRKFNISHETASNAESFARNSYYRGSLTQRNPNGRNRKADHIFAKPVMTHRS, encoded by the exons ggagctgaaaagcaaaattgaaaaagaaagcaCAAAGCGGGAGCTTTTGTCCAGTCAGTCCCACCTCAACGAAACGCTCTGTATCCACTGTCTGCAGCCCTTTAAGTTCCTACTAAACGGCAGACGCCAGTGCTTGGACTGTCACTTGTACATATGTAAAAGTTGCAGCCAGTACAACAAAAAGGAGCAAGGTTGGGTGTGTGACCTGTGCCGCCTGTCTAG GATTGTCAAGACTGGATCTCTGAAATGGTATTATGAACATGTAAGAACTCGTTTCAAGCATTTTGGAAGTGCTAAGGTGATGCGATCTCTCTATGGAAGGATGCCACATGGACAGAAAATGAATCCTGCTTTGCTTG GTCCTCATGGCAGAGTACACAGCTTGCCAGATGTCACCA GTGATTATCACCTGTACAGGAATGATGAGAGTGAGGAGGGGGAGACCAGTGATGATATAGACGGAGCGGAAGCTGAGTGTTATACCAGG ATGCGCAAGACAAGGCGCCTACTTTCTGTCCATCCCTTTGATTTTGAAACCGACTCAGAATATTCTGCCCAATCTCGCCGTCAATCTGTCCAGCTTTCTTCAGGTCCTGGGAAAGAAGGCTTTCAG AGTCCTGAAGATTTTCCAAATGGTGAGGAAGCCTCTTTGCAGAAGGACTCGATGATAGCTGAAGCAGACTTGGCTGCTGTCTTCCATCGTATCTTGCAAGAGCAGGGGCAGCACACGTCTCTTCCAGAACAGGAATTCAGCACAGAGGTCCAGTTTACAGGCAACTCGCATACCAAAAACCTGGAAAGAATCCCCAGGGCTG GCAGTCCATGGAACGTGCAGCCCCAACCCCAGTACTCAGCTGAGCTGGGTACTTCTGGTGAAGATGAAAAAGGGGCTCAAGAAATCCTCATCTATCAGCCACAGTACACAAAACCCAGGAGCCAAACATCCACACAGGAAGATGTAAATCACCCTGGAAATCAG aTGCTTGAACTGAACAAACGCATCTCTGTTATTGAGTGCATGCTCAGCCGCCTTGAGGAAAAAATCCTAGTTCACTCTGAGAAG CCCCTGGCCATTGAGCCCCACATTGATTGTAACACAGAAGGGAAGGAACTGAAGAGAAAATTAGAAGGAAGTAACATAACTGAAAAGGCTGTTTCTTCTGATGAAGAAAATGCAGGAAAGAAGACTGGAGAATCCAAACAAGAAATGAGCTCATCCAACGATGACCTTCCTGCTGATGCTAAGGAG GTGCCTATTCCTGTGGAGAAGGTCTATGGATTGCAGAAAAGACTAAGAGACTTAGGCGACCAAGCCCATCACAGTGCAACAACAGACTCAGAACTGTCTGAGCTGGAAGACAAATTGGCATCTGATATGGCTGAAGTGCAACCCAGAGCGACTGAG GTATCTGATATAGAATCCCGAATCGCTGCACTGAGCGCTGCTGGGCTGACAGTCAAACCAGTGGAAAGGcctaagaaaaaaagaagcatccAG GTCATGTCTATGCCGCATGTGTTGAGGAGGAAATTCAATATTTCCCATGAAACTGCAA GCAATGCTGAATCTTTTGCTCGGAACTCCTATTACAGAGGTTCACTGACACAGCGAAATCCaaatggaagaaacagaaaagcagATCACATCTTTGCG AAACCTGTGATGACCCATCGGTCTTGA